The sequence CGCCTCGGTGAGGCGCTCGGTGCTGGCGGCGGTGGCCACGCGGCGGGCGTGGGCGGCGACCAGGCGGGGGTCGCGGCCCCCGGCTGCCCAGGCGTAGCGGCCGACGAGTTCGGCCCGGTTGGGCTGCCCGGTGGTCATCCAGTGCTGGTGGACCAGCCAGGCGGCGTGATCGGCCAGCACGGACATCTTCTTGTCCCGCCAGGTGGTGAACACGCCGCGGCCGGTGTCCACGCCGCTGGTGTGCAGGAAGGAGCGGGCCGACTGGCCGCCGTCGAGACGGCCGAGGGCGGCAGCGGCGACCGGCTGGTGCCAGGTGTCCAGCGGGCAGGGCCGCCGCTCGCGGCAGGCCGGGCACCGGTCGTCGTCCGGGCAGGAGCCGACGGCGGTCAGCTTCGGACGCCACTTCGTGAACCAGCGCAGCGCGGTCGACCGGTTGGGCAGCGCGGCCAGCAGCGGATGCAGCGCGCCGAGCACGGTGGCGGCACCCGCGGCGTCGGTGGCGAGCGCGGTGGCAAGGGCCGGTTCCAGAGTGGTGAGCAGCTCGTCGGGCGGCAGGCCGGCCGTGGCGACCCGGTCGTCGAGGTAGGGACAGCGCAGCCGGGCACACTCGGCGACCTGGTCCAGCCACGCGGCGAGGTCGTCGCGCTTGGGGCGCGCCGGCAGCAGCTGGGCGTGCCCGGCGGTGTGTTCCTCGGGCAGGTCGAGGGCCGGGGTGTCGTCGGGCTGGCGGTCCCGGCGGCGGGACTTGCCGGCGGCCTTGATGGCGCCGGTGCGGGACTTGCGCCCTGCCATCGCGGTGGTGAGCAGTTCGTCGAGGTCGTGGGCACCGGCCGCGGCGGCGCGACGTAGCAGGGCGAGGGCGGCGCGGGCGGTGGCGTCGGCGTCGCCGTGCGCGGTGTGCGGGGCGGTGTTCACCAGGTCCAGGGCGTCGAGCAGCTCGGCCAGGGAACCGACGCGCAGCCCGACGTGCCGGGCCAGGGCGCCGGTGTCGAGCACGGCCACGTCGGGCAGCTGCGCCCCGGCACGGGCGAACTCGAGCTGGAGCCGGGACACGTCGAAGGGGGCGTTGTGCGCGACGAGCACCAGCCGCTCACCGTCGGTC is a genomic window of Blastococcus sp. HT6-30 containing:
- a CDS encoding 3'-5' exonuclease — encoded protein: MNADTHAGHGADVEVALTALWGALRLAVLDVETCNGTDGDHIIDLAVLTYRQRRLVGTWSRRFQPGVPVDADSQAVHGLTDADLAHERPFGEAVAELTAVLTPTDGERLVLVAHNAPFDVSRLQLEFARAGAQLPDVAVLDTGALARHVGLRVGSLAELLDALDLVNTAPHTAHGDADATARAALALLRRAAAAGAHDLDELLTTAMAGRKSRTGAIKAAGKSRRRDRQPDDTPALDLPEEHTAGHAQLLPARPKRDDLAAWLDQVAECARLRCPYLDDRVATAGLPPDELLTTLEPALATALATDAAGAATVLGALHPLLAALPNRSTALRWFTKWRPKLTAVGSCPDDDRCPACRERRPCPLDTWHQPVAAAALGRLDGGQSARSFLHTSGVDTGRGVFTTWRDKKMSVLADHAAWLVHQHWMTTGQPNRAELVGRYAWAAGGRDPRLVAAHARRVATAASTERLTEARNICDEALLHRGDSTDDGWTELREVRNRIAGQLARRQFRPSGKADRNGNPIPVRRHHPGHPERTRPGRFAIDH